The following coding sequences are from one candidate division KSB1 bacterium window:
- a CDS encoding DUF92 domain-containing protein: MSDWVLLPIFFFALVALIGLAEVVRRLLGGSAEITRKAVHVLTGVLVAGTPFIFRHAAPMALLGGVFVVVNLVGVQRGFFKSMHGTNRRTYGTVFYPLAFLILLAVLWQSHKTVFVAAMLIMAFADAAAAVVGENLPHPREYLLGAEKKSVEGSTTMFLVTFAVVVGSLLLLGPREGIVLGLPLTLWVAAVVAVVATMCEAVSALGSDNLSVPLGAAFVMHYMLTHTGPDRLAFSAGLGLALVVAVASVRAGFLKASGAALTFILATLVFGVGRWPFAVPILTFFVLSSLLSRLGEHRKQLLVANAFAKVGPRDFGQVFANGGVAGILLLVWHYFPQPVWYVLYVASLVAVTADTWGTELGVLGGQAPRSILTWRRLPVGSSGGITLWGTLGGALGAAVVAGSAALMGAPHRMVTWTARALLVLVLVGVGASLVDSLIGATVQGQYRCTSCGKVTEKLYHCGQPTEFLRGWPWVNNDVVNVACAASGVLFAWLLRRFLW; this comes from the coding sequence TTGTCCGACTGGGTACTTCTGCCGATCTTCTTCTTCGCCCTGGTAGCACTGATTGGGCTTGCCGAGGTGGTGCGGCGATTGCTGGGCGGTTCTGCGGAGATCACACGCAAAGCCGTGCACGTGCTCACCGGCGTGTTGGTAGCGGGTACGCCCTTCATTTTTCGCCATGCCGCGCCCATGGCGCTGCTCGGCGGGGTGTTCGTGGTGGTGAACCTGGTGGGCGTGCAGAGGGGTTTTTTCAAGAGCATGCACGGCACTAACCGGCGGACCTACGGCACGGTGTTCTATCCGCTGGCCTTTCTGATCCTCCTGGCGGTGCTGTGGCAGAGCCATAAGACCGTATTTGTAGCGGCCATGCTGATTATGGCTTTTGCAGACGCTGCCGCGGCTGTGGTTGGCGAGAATTTGCCGCATCCGCGTGAATATCTTCTGGGTGCAGAGAAAAAGTCCGTGGAGGGCTCCACCACCATGTTTCTCGTTACCTTCGCGGTGGTGGTGGGAAGTCTGCTGTTGCTTGGGCCACGTGAGGGAATTGTCCTTGGGTTGCCCCTGACTCTCTGGGTGGCAGCTGTTGTGGCAGTAGTAGCCACCATGTGCGAGGCGGTTTCGGCTCTCGGTTCTGACAACTTGAGTGTGCCGCTCGGCGCTGCTTTTGTCATGCACTACATGCTCACCCACACTGGACCTGACCGTCTGGCGTTCAGTGCCGGCCTGGGGCTTGCCTTGGTGGTGGCGGTGGCCTCAGTCCGAGCCGGCTTCTTGAAGGCAAGCGGCGCTGCACTCACGTTCATTCTGGCCACCCTTGTGTTTGGCGTGGGGCGGTGGCCGTTCGCAGTCCCTATTCTCACTTTCTTCGTTCTGTCCAGCTTGCTGTCGCGTTTGGGCGAGCACCGCAAGCAGCTTCTTGTCGCCAACGCTTTTGCCAAAGTGGGGCCACGTGACTTTGGTCAGGTTTTCGCCAACGGAGGTGTGGCTGGCATCCTTTTGCTGGTGTGGCACTACTTCCCTCAGCCGGTGTGGTACGTGTTGTACGTGGCGTCGCTGGTGGCGGTGACTGCCGACACCTGGGGCACGGAATTGGGCGTGTTGGGCGGACAGGCCCCGCGTTCCATTTTGACTTGGCGGCGGCTACCTGTGGGCAGCTCAGGGGGGATCACGCTGTGGGGCACATTGGGCGGCGCCCTTGGCGCGGCTGTGGTCGCGGGTTCTGCAGCGCTGATGGGCGCACCACATAGGATGGTAACCTGGACGGCCAGAGCTCTCCTGGTCTTGGTGCTGGTTGGCGTAGGTGCAAGCCTGGTGGACAGTCTCATCGGGGCCACCGTACAGGGCCAGTACCGCTGTACCTCTTGTGGCAAGGTGACCGAAAAGCTATACCATTGCGGCCAGCCCACTGAGTTTCTGCGTGGCTGGCCATGGGTCAACAATGATGTGGTAAATGTAGCATGTGCGGCCAGCGGCGTGCTGTTCGCATGGCTGCTGCGTCGTTTTCTCTGGTAG